From Woronichinia naegeliana WA131, the proteins below share one genomic window:
- a CDS encoding hydrogenase maturation nickel metallochaperone HypA: MNNVPKFVSLNESGLGCALTVLLVSLLLGAVGLGWVVNSVLILLALLAVAPILGFLGLRWWMKRNLVESDCPVCGYEFTSFKGSECRCPSCGESLRVIEGKFERISPPNTIDVDAVEVSVQVLED; the protein is encoded by the coding sequence GTGAATAACGTCCCAAAGTTTGTCTCGCTCAATGAATCCGGACTGGGTTGTGCGTTAACGGTTTTATTGGTGAGTCTGTTACTGGGGGCAGTGGGCTTAGGCTGGGTCGTGAATAGTGTTTTAATTCTTTTGGCTTTATTAGCGGTTGCTCCTATTCTCGGCTTTTTGGGTTTGCGTTGGTGGATGAAGCGCAATTTAGTCGAGTCTGACTGCCCTGTCTGTGGTTATGAATTTACCAGTTTTAAGGGCAGTGAATGCCGTTGTCCCAGTTGCGGAGAGTCATTAAGAGTAATAGAGGGAAAATTTGAAAGGATATCACCCCCAAACACTATTGATGTTGATGCTGTAGAAGTCTCAGTACAAGTATTGGAAGATTAG
- a CDS encoding FAD-binding oxidoreductase — translation MTEIVIIGAGVIGAAIAYELSLLPNLNITLLEKNQAASGTSGAALGVLMGVISKKTKGRAWTLRQATLARFESLLQELQELTGQTLEINDQGIVLLLFSEEEHNQWHKRQILRQAEGYRLELWDREMLAHKCPQIRGENILSAVYSPQDRQIQPRQFTEALVTAACLKGVDYRSGVTVQDFTVHPAHRASHGQVVQSVQTDQGDFVADQVIITAGLESLTLTQQLHQTVKLEPVLGQALRVKLPQILGHNHFQPVITGEDVHIVPLGKGEYWLGATVEFLETSESLQPDPLSLEKLLETAIAFCPDLAKARILHSWSGQRPQPQEESSPILRPLAGYDNVLIATGHYRNGILLAPASALWVRDYLLAQDGL, via the coding sequence ATGACTGAGATTGTAATTATTGGTGCTGGCGTTATTGGTGCGGCGATCGCCTACGAATTAAGTTTGCTGCCGAACTTGAATATTACCCTGCTTGAAAAAAATCAGGCTGCCAGTGGAACGAGTGGGGCTGCTTTAGGCGTTCTCATGGGGGTGATTAGCAAAAAAACAAAGGGTCGGGCCTGGACACTCAGACAAGCAACCCTGGCCCGTTTCGAGAGTCTTCTTCAGGAATTACAAGAATTAACGGGCCAAACTTTGGAGATCAATGATCAGGGCATTGTCTTGCTGCTCTTTTCTGAAGAGGAACACAATCAATGGCATAAGCGGCAAATCCTACGTCAGGCCGAGGGATACCGTTTAGAGCTTTGGGATCGGGAAATGCTTGCACACAAATGTCCGCAAATCAGAGGAGAAAATATTCTCAGTGCCGTTTATTCTCCCCAAGACCGTCAAATCCAGCCTCGGCAATTTACAGAAGCTTTGGTGACAGCCGCTTGTTTAAAGGGCGTTGATTATCGCAGTGGCGTAACGGTTCAGGATTTTACTGTCCATCCGGCTCACAGGGCTTCCCATGGTCAAGTCGTCCAATCAGTTCAAACTGATCAAGGGGATTTTGTCGCCGATCAGGTAATTATCACGGCGGGCTTAGAGTCTCTTACCCTAACCCAACAATTACACCAAACCGTTAAGCTTGAACCTGTCCTGGGTCAGGCCTTACGGGTTAAATTACCTCAGATCCTAGGACATAATCATTTTCAACCGGTGATTACGGGGGAAGATGTCCATATTGTGCCCTTAGGAAAGGGAGAATACTGGTTAGGAGCTACCGTTGAATTTTTAGAAACATCAGAAAGTTTGCAGCCAGATCCCTTGAGTTTAGAAAAACTCTTGGAAACCGCGATCGCTTTTTGTCCTGATTTAGCCAAGGCTAGGATTTTGCATTCTTGGTCAGGGCAACGTCCTCAACCCCAGGAGGAATCCTCACCGATTCTTAGACCCTTAGCCGGATACGACAATGTGTTAATTGCCACAGGACATTATCGCAATGGCATTCTCTTAGCACCTGCTAGCGCGCTCTGGGTTCGAGACTATCTGCTGGCTCAAGATGGTCTGTAG